The genome window CGCCGAGGAGTCGCACAACCCGACCCGTGACATCCCGAAGGCGGGTTTCTGGGCCCGCGGCACGCTGATCGTCACCGGACTCCTGGTGCTGTTCCTCAACACCGGCGTGATCGGCGCCGAGGCCACCGGCACCGCGGGCGAACCTCTGCTCGATGGCTTCCGCGCGATCGTGGGCGACCAGCTCGCCGCCGTGCTGGCCCTGTTCGCCCTCATCGGCCTGCTCGCCTCGCTGCAGGGCATCATGTTCGCCTACGGACGCAACATGTACTCGCTGTCCCGCGCCGGGTACTACCCGCGCTTCCTCTCGCTCACCGGCAAGCGCCAGACGCCGTGGGTCGCCCTCACCGTGGGTGCCGCAATCGGCTTCGTCGCCCTGATCGTGCTCGACGTGCTCACCGCGGTCGACTCCGAGGGCGCGGGAACTGTCGCCGGTGCGATCGTGCTGAACATCGCGGTGTGGGGCGCGGTCGTCGCCTACGGACTGCAGCTCGTGTCGTTCATCATCCTGCGCAGGAAGTTCCCGAACGTCGCCCGTCCGTACGTCAGCCCGTGGGGCATCCCGGGTGCGGTCATCGCGCTCGTGATCGCCGCGCTGATCTTCGTCGGCTTCCTGCTGAACCCGACGTTCGGTCCCGCGATCATCGCGATCGCGATCGTCTACGCGATCATCCTGCTCGGGTTCGGACTGTTCTTCCGGCACCGCCTCGTGCTCTCCCCCGAAGAGGAGTACGCACTCTCCGGCGGCTCCCACGGCGACCCGCAGGCCGAGGGCTACGACGCCATGGAGGGCGAGGTCTTCGACGGGAAGCGGTGACGCGAGA of Microbacterium sp. LWH13-1.2 contains these proteins:
- a CDS encoding amino acid permease; protein product: MSQQSNESRKVAGATYTRAGSDYFEKRTLKRSAGVWGLWGLAVAAVISGDFSGWNFGIDFAGFGGMLIAFAILVAMYYGMIFAIGEMAAAMPHTGGAYSFARSAMGPWGGLVTGAAETIEYVATTAVIVYFSASYANGITSELLGLELPGWAWYLILYIVFIALNSAGAAISFRFAIVVSVISIGIILVFSAMAIFSGAFSWDALWDIVPDEGQTAFLPHGVLPILFALPFAMWFFLGIEELPLAAEESHNPTRDIPKAGFWARGTLIVTGLLVLFLNTGVIGAEATGTAGEPLLDGFRAIVGDQLAAVLALFALIGLLASLQGIMFAYGRNMYSLSRAGYYPRFLSLTGKRQTPWVALTVGAAIGFVALIVLDVLTAVDSEGAGTVAGAIVLNIAVWGAVVAYGLQLVSFIILRRKFPNVARPYVSPWGIPGAVIALVIAALIFVGFLLNPTFGPAIIAIAIVYAIILLGFGLFFRHRLVLSPEEEYALSGGSHGDPQAEGYDAMEGEVFDGKR